From one Babesia bovis T2Bo chromosome 3, whole genome shotgun sequence genomic stretch:
- a CDS encoding ADP-ribosylation factor family protein, protein MGGSLSCRKRDTGVTAPTPILQVRFFGLPDSGKSSVVRFLTTGVPSLKSKEGEVDNDMQWVTHRKVKMVLWLSETSVQKEIANEGEVARALVYIVDGSIPEKLAEAKEYLKQQLEQTAGAPNLLILLNKCDKHSFIFLEEAHDALGLDKIRDRHVRIYACSAATGEGIHEGLDWLCSLFQLEKGTYISRTDTM, encoded by the exons ATGGGCGGCTCCTTATCGTGTCGTAAAAGGGACACCGGAGTCACAGCACCGACACCAATTTTGCAAGTACGATTTTTCGGGCTACCAGACTCAGGAAAAAGCTCTGTAGTCAGATTTTTAACCACAGGAGTGCCTTCACTGAAATCCAAGGAAGGTGAAG TGGATAACGACATGCAATGGGTAACCCACAGGAAAGTTAAAATGGTACTGTGGCTATCGGAAACATCAGTACAAAAGGAAATCGCCAATGAAGGAGAAGTAGCAAGAGCACTCGTATACATAGTAGATGGATCAATACCCGAAAAACTAGCGGAAGCCAAAGAGTACCTCAAACAGCAACTTGAACAAACAGCAGGAGCACCAAACCTACTCATACTACTCAACAAGTGCGATAAGCACTCCTTCATATTCCTCGAAGAAGCACACGATGCCCTGGGTCTTGATAAAATAAGAGACAGACATGT ACGTATTTACGCCTGCTCTGCAGCAACCGGAGAAGGTATCCACGAGGGACTTGATTGGCTGTGCAGCTTGTTCCAACTCGAAAAGGGTACATACATCAGCAGAACAG ATACTATGTAA